In Pseudomonas fluorescens, the following are encoded in one genomic region:
- a CDS encoding tetratricopeptide repeat protein, whose amino-acid sequence MMIESLEKMLAKGVDNALLRFGLGKGYLDLGENAKAAEHFQRCVEFDPKYSAAWKLLGKAHLALADFTAARQAWEQGLEAARGHGDKQAEKEMTVFLKKLDRQAHAGQ is encoded by the coding sequence CTGATGATCGAATCCCTGGAAAAAATGCTCGCCAAGGGTGTGGATAACGCTTTGCTGCGCTTCGGCCTGGGCAAGGGTTATCTGGATCTGGGGGAGAACGCCAAGGCTGCGGAGCATTTCCAACGCTGCGTCGAATTCGATCCGAAGTATTCGGCGGCTTGGAAACTACTGGGCAAGGCCCATCTGGCGCTGGCGGACTTTACGGCCGCGCGGCAGGCCTGGGAGCAAGGCCTGGAAGCCGCTCGCGGCCATGGCGACAAGCAGGCCGAGAAGGAAATGACGGTGTTCCTGAAGAAGCTTGACCGTCAGGCGCACGCAGGCCAATAA
- the trkA gene encoding Trk system potassium transporter TrkA, producing MKIIILGAGQVGGSLAEHLASEANDITVVDTDGERLRDLGDRLDIRTVQGRGSFPTVLRQAGADDADMLVAVTNSDETNMVACQVAHTLFHTPTKIARVREAAYLTREEQLFQNEAIPVDVLISPEQVVTNYIKRLIQHPGALQVIDFAEGKAQLVAVRAYYGGPLVGQQLRQLREHMPNVETRVAAIFRRDRPILPQGDTVIEADDEVFFIAAKANIRAVMSEMRRLDETYKRIVIAGGGQIGERLAEAIESRYQVKIIEMNPARCRHLSDTLDSTVVLQGSASDRDLLMEENIADADLFLALTNDDEANIMSSLLAKRLGAKKVMTIINNPAYVDLIQGGDIDIAISPQLATIGTLLAHVRRGDIVSVHSLRRGAAEAIEAIAHGDSKSSKVIGKAIENIGLPPGTTIGAIIRDEEVIIAHDDTVIEAGDHVILFLVDKKHIRDVEKLFHVGLSFF from the coding sequence ATGAAAATCATCATCCTCGGTGCAGGGCAGGTCGGCGGTTCGCTGGCGGAACACCTGGCCAGCGAAGCCAATGATATTACTGTGGTCGACACTGATGGCGAGCGCCTGCGCGATCTCGGTGACCGCCTGGACATCCGCACGGTACAAGGTCGCGGCTCGTTCCCGACCGTGTTGCGCCAGGCCGGAGCGGATGACGCCGACATGCTGGTCGCGGTGACCAACAGCGACGAAACCAATATGGTCGCCTGCCAGGTCGCCCACACCTTGTTCCATACCCCGACCAAAATCGCCCGGGTTCGCGAAGCCGCGTACCTGACCCGCGAGGAGCAGTTGTTCCAGAACGAAGCGATTCCGGTGGACGTGCTGATCAGCCCGGAACAAGTGGTCACCAACTACATCAAGCGCCTGATCCAGCATCCCGGCGCCTTGCAGGTGATCGACTTCGCCGAAGGCAAGGCGCAACTGGTGGCGGTGCGGGCGTACTACGGCGGGCCGCTGGTGGGCCAGCAACTGCGGCAGTTGCGTGAGCACATGCCGAACGTGGAAACCCGTGTAGCGGCGATTTTCCGTCGTGACCGGCCGATCCTGCCCCAGGGCGACACGGTGATCGAGGCCGACGACGAGGTGTTTTTCATCGCCGCCAAAGCGAACATTCGCGCAGTCATGAGCGAAATGCGTCGTCTCGACGAAACCTATAAACGCATCGTCATCGCCGGTGGCGGACAGATTGGCGAGCGTCTGGCCGAGGCCATCGAAAGCCGTTATCAGGTGAAAATCATCGAGATGAACCCGGCACGCTGCCGTCATCTCTCCGACACACTGGACAGCACAGTGGTGTTGCAGGGCAGTGCTTCGGACCGCGACCTGTTGATGGAAGAGAACATTGCCGACGCCGACCTTTTCCTGGCCCTGACCAACGACGACGAAGCCAACATCATGTCGTCGCTGCTGGCCAAACGCCTGGGCGCGAAGAAGGTGATGACCATCATCAACAACCCGGCCTATGTCGATCTGATCCAGGGCGGCGACATCGACATCGCCATCAGCCCGCAACTGGCGACCATCGGCACCTTGCTGGCCCACGTGCGCCGCGGCGACATCGTCAGCGTGCATTCGTTGCGCCGGGGCGCGGCAGAGGCCATCGAGGCGATTGCCCATGGCGATTCGAAATCGAGCAAGGTGATCGGCAAGGCCATCGAGAACATCGGCCTGCCGCCAGGCACCACCATTGGTGCGATTATCCGCGACGAAGAAGTGATCATCGCCCACGACGACACTGTGATCGAAGCGGGTGACCATGTGATTTTGTTCCTTGTGGATAAAAAGCATATTCGCGATGTGGAGAAGCTGTTCCATGTGGGGTTGAGCTTCTTCTGA
- the rsmB gene encoding 16S rRNA (cytosine(967)-C(5))-methyltransferase RsmB, with product MNPRLAAAKALAAVLSGKASLNSSLPTQMDKVEDRDRGFTQDLAFGTARWQPRLSALAAKLLQKPFKAADADVEALLLVGLYQLLYTRVPAHAAIGETVGCADKLKKPWAKALLNAVLRNAQRESETIFAELERDPVVRTAHPRWLQKSLKAFWPEQWEAICAANNAHPPMILRVNRRHHSRDAYLGLLTDAGIAATSCVYSRDGIVLDAAADVRSLPGFAEGWISVQDEAAQLAADLLDLAPGQRVLDACCAPGGKTCHILEAEPKLAGVVAVDLEAKRLVRVRENLERLKLSAELIAADGRDTQAWWDGKPFQRILLDAPCSATGVIRRHPDIKLTRQPDDIAALALLQGELLDAMWKTLEVGGILLYATCSTLPTENTEVIEAFLARTPGARELDLATAAGIKQPHGRQLLAQEGGHDGFYYAKLIKIAAARG from the coding sequence ATGAACCCGCGTCTGGCCGCCGCCAAGGCACTTGCCGCTGTCCTGAGCGGCAAAGCCTCGCTCAACAGTTCGCTGCCAACGCAGATGGACAAGGTCGAGGACCGTGATCGCGGCTTTACCCAGGACCTGGCCTTCGGCACCGCACGCTGGCAGCCACGCTTGTCGGCACTGGCGGCCAAGCTGCTGCAGAAGCCGTTCAAGGCCGCCGACGCCGATGTCGAAGCGCTGTTGCTGGTCGGTCTCTATCAGCTGCTCTATACCCGTGTCCCGGCCCATGCCGCCATTGGTGAAACCGTCGGTTGCGCCGACAAGCTGAAAAAACCCTGGGCCAAGGCATTGCTCAACGCTGTGTTGCGTAATGCTCAGCGCGAAAGCGAAACGATTTTCGCCGAGCTGGAACGTGATCCGGTGGTGCGCACCGCTCACCCACGCTGGCTGCAGAAATCCCTGAAGGCGTTCTGGCCGGAGCAATGGGAAGCCATTTGCGCGGCGAACAATGCGCATCCGCCAATGATCCTGCGGGTCAACCGTCGCCATCACAGCCGGGATGCCTACCTCGGCTTGCTGACTGACGCGGGAATTGCCGCCACGTCGTGTGTCTACAGCCGCGACGGTATTGTGCTCGACGCCGCCGCCGATGTGCGCAGCCTGCCGGGTTTCGCCGAGGGCTGGATCAGCGTGCAGGACGAAGCCGCGCAACTGGCTGCCGATCTGCTCGACCTCGCGCCGGGCCAACGGGTGCTGGACGCTTGCTGTGCGCCAGGTGGCAAGACCTGCCATATTCTCGAAGCCGAGCCAAAACTGGCCGGTGTCGTGGCGGTAGACCTTGAGGCCAAGCGGTTGGTACGGGTGCGGGAAAACCTCGAACGCCTGAAACTGAGCGCCGAACTGATTGCCGCCGACGGCCGCGACACTCAAGCGTGGTGGGACGGCAAGCCGTTCCAGCGCATCCTGCTGGACGCGCCATGTTCGGCCACCGGCGTGATTCGTCGTCACCCGGATATTAAGCTGACCCGCCAACCCGACGACATCGCCGCGCTGGCGCTGCTGCAGGGCGAGTTGCTCGATGCCATGTGGAAAACCCTGGAGGTCGGGGGCATCCTGCTGTACGCCACCTGTTCCACGCTGCCGACCGAAAACACCGAAGTCATCGAAGCCTTCCTCGCCCGCACGCCGGGTGCCCGGGAACTGGACCTCGCCACGGCGGCCGGCATCAAGCAGCCCCATGGTCGCCAGTTGCTGGCCCAGGAAGGTGGCCACGATGGCTTCTACTACGCCAAGCTGATCAAGATCGCCGCCGCGCGCGGTTAA
- the fmt gene encoding methionyl-tRNA formyltransferase: MTEPLRIVFAGTPEFAAEHLKALLDSPYEIVAVYTQPDRPAGRGQKLMPSPVKQLALENNIPVLQPPTLRNEDAQAELAALKPDLMVVVAYGLILPQVVLDIPRLGCINSHASLLPRWRGAAPIQRAVEAGDAESGVTVMRMEAGLDTGPMLLKVTTPISAEDTGGSLHDRLAEMGPPAVVQAIAGLAAGTLEGEVQDDSLATYAHKLNKDEARIDWSRPAVELERLVRAFNPWPITHSTLNGEALKVLAANLAEGKGAPGEILSASKDGLIVACGEQALCLTRLQLPGGKALNFSDLFNSRREKFATGTVLGQTADAQ; encoded by the coding sequence ATGACTGAGCCACTGCGCATCGTCTTTGCCGGCACCCCCGAATTCGCCGCCGAACACCTCAAGGCCCTGCTCGACAGCCCTTACGAGATCGTCGCGGTCTACACCCAGCCGGATCGTCCGGCCGGTCGCGGGCAAAAACTGATGCCAAGCCCGGTCAAGCAGCTGGCGCTGGAAAACAATATCCCGGTGCTGCAACCGCCGACCCTGCGCAACGAAGATGCTCAGGCTGAACTGGCTGCACTGAAGCCGGACTTGATGGTGGTGGTCGCCTATGGCCTGATCCTGCCGCAAGTGGTGCTGGATATTCCGCGCCTGGGTTGCATCAACAGCCACGCCTCGCTGCTGCCACGCTGGCGTGGTGCGGCGCCGATCCAGCGCGCCGTGGAAGCGGGGGACGCCGAAAGCGGCGTGACCGTGATGCGCATGGAAGCCGGTCTCGATACCGGGCCGATGCTGCTGAAAGTCACCACGCCGATCAGCGCCGAAGACACCGGCGGCAGCCTGCATGATCGCCTGGCCGAAATGGGCCCGCCGGCCGTGGTCCAGGCGATTGCCGGCCTCGCCGCCGGAACCCTGGAGGGCGAAGTGCAGGACGACAGCCTCGCTACCTATGCGCACAAATTGAACAAGGACGAAGCACGCATCGACTGGAGTCGCCCGGCGGTTGAGCTGGAGCGTCTGGTCCGTGCCTTCAACCCGTGGCCGATCACCCACAGCACCTTGAACGGCGAAGCCCTGAAAGTGCTGGCCGCAAACCTCGCTGAAGGCAAAGGCGCCCCGGGTGAAATCCTTAGCGCCAGCAAGGACGGCCTGATCGTCGCCTGCGGCGAGCAGGCCTTGTGCCTGACCCGTCTGCAATTGCCCGGCGGCAAGGCGCTGAACTTCAGCGACCTGTTCAACAGCCGTCGTGAGAAATTCGCCACCGGCACTGTCCTCGGTCAAACGGCGGACGCTCAATGA
- the def gene encoding peptide deformylase, which produces MAILNILEFPDPRLRTIAKPVAVVDDEVRQLVDDMFETMYEAPGIGLAATQVNVHKRIVVMDLSEDRSEPRVFINPEFEPLTDEMGQYQEGCLSVPGFYENVDRPQRVKVKALDRDGQPYELIAEDLLAVCIQHECDHLNGKLFVDYLSTLKRDRIKKKLEKLHRQNA; this is translated from the coding sequence ATGGCCATTTTAAACATCCTCGAATTCCCTGATCCGCGTCTGCGCACTATCGCCAAACCAGTGGCCGTAGTGGACGACGAAGTGCGTCAGTTGGTCGACGACATGTTTGAAACAATGTATGAAGCGCCTGGCATCGGCCTCGCCGCTACCCAGGTCAACGTGCACAAACGTATCGTCGTGATGGACCTCTCCGAAGACCGCAGCGAACCGCGAGTGTTCATCAACCCCGAGTTCGAACCCCTGACCGACGAGATGGGCCAGTATCAAGAAGGCTGCCTGTCTGTGCCGGGTTTCTACGAAAACGTCGATCGCCCGCAACGGGTCAAGGTCAAGGCGCTGGACCGCGACGGCCAGCCTTACGAACTGATCGCCGAAGATTTGCTCGCCGTGTGCATCCAGCACGAATGCGACCACCTCAACGGCAAATTGTTCGTTGATTACCTGTCCACGCTCAAACGCGACCGCATCAAGAAGAAACTGGAAAAGCTTCATCGCCAGAACGCCTGA
- a CDS encoding peptidoglycan-binding protein — translation MRKSLLALLLLASAGLAYGQVQLREDIPTIKLSPQVRSSPVTEAIPGIALKSINSFLLSNRIVDKAEDFDKAPYIVAGNAERVLSGAGDRIFARGHFDPAQPAYGIFRQGKVYTDPQSKEILGINADDVGGGEVVAIEGDVATLELQRTTQEVRIGDRLFSGEEHMINSNFTPSAPSHDINGLIIDVPRGVTQIGELDVVTLNKGLRDGLAEGNLLAVMKTGETVRDRITGQPLKIPDERAGLLMVFRTYDKLSYGLVLSASRSLSVMDKVRNP, via the coding sequence ATGAGGAAATCACTACTCGCCCTGCTGCTTCTGGCTTCGGCCGGTCTGGCGTACGGGCAAGTGCAACTTCGGGAAGATATTCCCACCATAAAGCTGTCGCCTCAGGTGCGTAGCAGCCCGGTGACCGAGGCTATCCCTGGCATTGCGCTGAAATCGATCAACAGCTTTCTACTAAGCAATCGCATCGTCGACAAGGCCGAGGATTTCGACAAAGCGCCTTACATCGTCGCTGGCAATGCCGAACGCGTGCTCAGCGGCGCGGGTGACCGCATCTTTGCCCGCGGCCATTTCGATCCGGCGCAACCAGCGTACGGCATCTTCCGCCAAGGCAAGGTCTACACCGATCCGCAGAGCAAGGAAATTTTGGGGATCAACGCCGACGACGTCGGCGGCGGCGAGGTTGTGGCGATCGAAGGTGACGTCGCCACCCTGGAGTTGCAACGCACGACCCAGGAGGTCCGTATCGGCGATCGCTTGTTCAGCGGTGAAGAACACATGATCAACTCGAACTTCACGCCCAGTGCACCGAGCCACGATATCAACGGTTTGATCATCGATGTTCCGCGCGGGGTCACACAGATCGGCGAGTTGGACGTGGTTACGCTGAACAAGGGGCTGCGCGACGGTCTCGCCGAAGGCAATCTGCTGGCGGTGATGAAAACCGGCGAAACCGTGCGCGACCGGATCACCGGTCAGCCGTTGAAAATTCCCGATGAGCGCGCCGGTCTGCTGATGGTTTTCCGTACCTACGACAAACTCAGTTATGGGCTGGTGCTGAGTGCTTCGCGTTCGCTGTCGGTGATGGACAAGGTGCGAAATCCGTAA
- the dprA gene encoding DNA-processing protein DprA, giving the protein MSLPTVTPVSPAELDARLRLHRLPELGPARFKKLLEAFGSASKALSAPASAWRALGLPLACSEARRSTEIRDGASHALAWLEHPAQHLLMWDQPDYPALLAQISDAPPLLFVAGDPGILEKPQLAMVGSRRASRPGMDTAAAFSRSLAGAGFVITSGLALGIDAAAHQAALDVGGQTVGVLGTGLEKFYPQRNRRLADAMIASGSAVLSEFPLDAGPSAGNFPRRNRIISGLSLGVLVVEASVASGSLITARLAAEQGREVFAMPGSIHHPGARGCHQLIRDGAVLVETIEHILEALRGWQRLSLSTETCSPATTHPLLKLLHAAPHTSEALADASGWALPKVLAALTELEMDGRAVCESGRWFARVS; this is encoded by the coding sequence ATGTCGCTGCCTACTGTTACACCGGTTTCCCCTGCGGAACTGGACGCTCGTTTACGTCTGCATCGTTTGCCGGAACTCGGCCCGGCGCGTTTCAAGAAATTGCTCGAAGCCTTCGGCTCGGCATCCAAAGCCCTCAGTGCGCCAGCCAGTGCCTGGCGCGCGCTGGGTTTGCCATTGGCTTGTTCCGAGGCCAGGCGTAGCACTGAAATCCGTGACGGCGCCAGCCACGCATTGGCCTGGCTGGAGCATCCGGCCCAGCATTTACTGATGTGGGACCAACCGGACTACCCCGCCCTGCTGGCACAAATCAGCGATGCACCGCCGCTGTTATTTGTTGCGGGCGATCCGGGCATTCTGGAAAAACCACAACTGGCGATGGTCGGCAGCCGTCGTGCGTCCCGGCCGGGGATGGACACCGCTGCCGCGTTTTCCCGCAGCCTGGCGGGTGCCGGTTTTGTCATTACCAGTGGCTTGGCCCTGGGCATTGACGCTGCCGCGCACCAGGCCGCGCTCGACGTCGGCGGGCAAACGGTCGGTGTGCTGGGCACGGGGCTCGAGAAGTTTTATCCACAGCGAAACAGACGCTTGGCGGACGCCATGATCGCTTCCGGCAGCGCAGTGCTTTCGGAGTTTCCGCTGGATGCGGGCCCCAGCGCCGGCAACTTCCCCCGGCGCAACCGGATCATCAGTGGTTTGTCTCTCGGGGTGCTGGTGGTCGAAGCCAGTGTCGCCAGCGGTTCACTGATCACCGCGAGGCTGGCGGCGGAACAGGGGCGCGAGGTGTTTGCGATGCCCGGTTCGATCCATCACCCCGGCGCCCGCGGCTGTCATCAGTTGATCCGGGACGGTGCGGTGCTGGTGGAAACCATCGAACATATCCTCGAAGCCTTACGCGGCTGGCAACGACTGTCGTTGTCCACAGAAACCTGTTCCCCTGCAACAACTCACCCACTGCTGAAATTGCTGCACGCCGCGCCTCACACCAGTGAAGCGCTGGCCGACGCAAGCGGCTGGGCCTTGCCGAAAGTGCTGGCGGCGTTGACGGAACTGGAAATGGATGGCCGCGCCGTGTGCGAAAGCGGGCGCTGGTTTGCGCGGGTGAGCTAG
- a CDS encoding L-threonylcarbamoyladenylate synthase: protein MVNSWRVQQAAQAIRAGAVIAYPTEAVWGLGCDPWDEEAVERLLLIKGRSVDKGLILVADNIRQFDFLFEDFPELWMDRMASTWPGPNTWLVPHQNLLPEWITGVHETVALRVSDHPLVRDLCALVGPLVSTSANPQGRPAARTRIRVEQYFRGQVDLVLGGNLGGRKNPSVIRDLATGKVVRPD from the coding sequence ATGGTCAACAGTTGGCGTGTGCAACAAGCCGCGCAAGCAATTCGCGCCGGGGCGGTGATTGCCTACCCAACCGAAGCAGTCTGGGGCCTGGGTTGCGACCCGTGGGACGAGGAAGCGGTGGAACGTCTGCTGCTGATCAAGGGCCGGTCTGTGGACAAGGGGCTGATTCTGGTCGCCGACAACATCCGTCAGTTCGATTTCCTCTTCGAAGACTTCCCCGAGTTGTGGATGGACCGCATGGCCAGCACCTGGCCGGGTCCGAACACCTGGCTGGTGCCGCATCAGAACCTGCTGCCGGAGTGGATTACCGGCGTGCATGAAACCGTGGCGCTACGGGTCAGCGATCACCCACTGGTGCGGGACTTGTGCGCGCTGGTCGGGCCGCTGGTGTCGACGTCGGCCAACCCGCAGGGGCGCCCCGCGGCACGTACGCGGATTCGCGTCGAGCAGTACTTCCGTGGCCAGGTGGATCTGGTGCTGGGTGGTAATCTTGGCGGGCGCAAGAACCCGAGCGTGATTCGCGATCTGGCCACCGGCAAGGTTGTGCGCCCGGACTGA
- a CDS encoding NADPH:quinone reductase yields MAKRIQFRAHGGPEVLEYVDYQPAEPGPKEVRVTNKAIGLNFIDTYYRSGLYPPPSLPSGVGSEGAGVVEAVGSDVTRFKIGDRVAYGSGPLGAYSEVHVLPEANLVKLPDAISFEQAAGVMLKGLTVQYLLRQTYELKGGETILFHAAAGGVGSLACQWARALGVKLIGTVSSAEKAALAKANGAWATIDYSHENVAQRVLELTDGRKVPVVYDGVGKDTWLTSLDSVAPRGLVVSFGNASGAVDGVNLGILAGKGSLYVTRPTLGTYANNAENLQRMADELFEMIIGGKLTVDISQRYPLADAAKAQTELSARRTTGSVVLLP; encoded by the coding sequence ATGGCAAAGCGTATCCAGTTCCGCGCCCATGGCGGCCCCGAAGTACTCGAATATGTGGATTACCAACCCGCCGAGCCAGGTCCGAAGGAAGTGCGCGTGACCAACAAGGCCATCGGCCTGAACTTCATCGACACCTATTACCGCAGCGGTCTGTACCCGCCGCCATCCCTGCCGTCGGGTGTCGGTTCAGAGGGTGCGGGCGTGGTCGAGGCGGTGGGCAGCGACGTGACCCGCTTCAAGATTGGCGATCGCGTGGCCTATGGCAGCGGCCCTCTGGGCGCCTACAGCGAAGTTCACGTCTTGCCCGAGGCCAATCTGGTGAAACTGCCGGACGCCATCAGCTTCGAACAGGCCGCCGGCGTGATGCTCAAGGGCCTGACCGTGCAGTACCTGCTGCGTCAGACTTATGAACTCAAGGGTGGCGAAACCATCCTGTTCCATGCGGCGGCGGGCGGGGTCGGCTCCCTGGCCTGCCAATGGGCCAGGGCCTTGGGCGTGAAGTTGATCGGCACCGTCAGCTCGGCGGAGAAAGCCGCGCTGGCCAAGGCCAACGGTGCCTGGGCGACCATCGACTACAGCCACGAAAACGTCGCTCAGCGCGTGCTGGAATTGACCGACGGCAGAAAAGTCCCGGTGGTGTACGACGGCGTTGGCAAGGACACCTGGCTGACTTCACTCGACAGCGTCGCGCCGCGTGGGCTGGTGGTGAGTTTCGGCAATGCGTCCGGCGCGGTCGACGGTGTGAACCTGGGGATCCTGGCAGGGAAAGGCTCGCTGTACGTGACCCGGCCAACCCTGGGCACTTATGCGAACAACGCCGAGAACCTGCAACGCATGGCCGACGAGCTGTTCGAGATGATCATCGGCGGCAAGCTGACCGTGGACATCAGCCAGCGTTATCCACTGGCTGACGCGGCGAAGGCGCAGACCGAGTTGTCGGCTCGGCGCACCACAGGTTCGGTTGTTTTGTTGCCCTGA
- the hemF gene encoding oxygen-dependent coproporphyrinogen oxidase, whose amino-acid sequence MTTRTEAVKAYLLDLQDRICATLEAEDGGTQFVEDAWTRPAGGGGRTRVIENGAVIEKGGVNFSHVFGSGLPPSASAHRPELAGRGFEALGVSLVIHPHNPHVPTSHANVRFFIAEKEGEEPVWWFGGGFDLTPYYGNEEDCIHWHRVAEQACAPFGPDVYPRYKAWCDSYFHIKHRHEPRGIGGLFFDDLNEWDFDTSFAFMRAIGDAYIDAYLPIVQRRKNDAFTAKQREFQEFRRGRYVEFNLVYDRGTLFGLQSGGRTESILMSLPPQVRWGYDWKAEPGSEEVRLTEYFLQDRDWLAEA is encoded by the coding sequence ATGACGACCCGCACCGAGGCCGTAAAAGCCTACCTGCTCGACCTGCAAGACCGTATTTGCGCCACCCTGGAAGCCGAAGATGGTGGCACGCAATTCGTCGAAGACGCCTGGACCAGGCCGGCGGGCGGTGGCGGTCGCACCCGCGTGATCGAAAACGGCGCGGTGATTGAAAAGGGTGGCGTCAACTTTTCCCATGTCTTCGGCAGCGGCCTTCCTCCGTCTGCCAGCGCACATCGACCGGAACTGGCGGGCCGTGGCTTTGAAGCCTTGGGCGTGTCGCTGGTGATTCACCCGCACAACCCCCATGTGCCGACTTCCCACGCCAACGTGCGCTTTTTCATCGCGGAAAAAGAAGGTGAAGAACCGGTCTGGTGGTTTGGTGGCGGCTTCGACCTGACCCCGTATTACGGCAACGAAGAAGACTGCATCCACTGGCACCGCGTCGCCGAGCAGGCCTGTGCGCCATTCGGCCCGGATGTTTACCCGCGTTACAAGGCCTGGTGCGATAGCTACTTCCACATCAAGCATCGTCACGAGCCGCGTGGCATCGGCGGGTTGTTTTTCGACGACCTGAACGAGTGGGACTTCGACACCAGCTTCGCCTTCATGCGAGCCATCGGTGATGCGTATATCGACGCCTATCTGCCCATCGTGCAGCGCCGCAAGAACGATGCGTTCACGGCCAAACAGCGTGAGTTCCAGGAATTCCGCCGTGGCCGTTACGTTGAATTCAACCTGGTCTACGACCGCGGCACGCTGTTCGGCCTGCAATCGGGTGGGCGTACCGAGTCGATCTTGATGTCGCTACCGCCGCAAGTACGCTGGGGTTACGACTGGAAGGCCGAGCCTGGCAGCGAAGAAGTGCGCCTGACCGAGTACTTCCTGCAAGACCGCGATTGGTTGGCCGAAGCCTGA
- the aroE gene encoding shikimate dehydrogenase: MDRYVVFGNPIGHSKSPLIHRLFAEQTAQKLDYNTLLAPLDDFSTCARTFFLEGRGANVTVPFKEEAYRLANNLTARAQRAGAVNTLSKLADGSLLGDNTDGAGLVRDLTVNAGFSLKGKRILLLGAGGAVRGALEPLLAEQPASVIIANRTVEKAELLAELFCDLGPVSASGYDWLQESVDLIINATSASLTGDVPPIAPSLIEPGKTVCYDMMYGKEPTSFCRWANEHGAAVAMDGLGMLAEQAAEAFFLWRGVRPETAPVLAELRRQLAL; the protein is encoded by the coding sequence ATGGACCGTTATGTCGTATTCGGTAATCCGATTGGCCACAGCAAGTCGCCGTTGATCCATCGCCTGTTCGCCGAACAGACCGCGCAAAAGCTGGACTACAACACGCTGCTGGCGCCACTCGACGACTTTTCCACCTGTGCCCGGACGTTTTTCCTCGAGGGACGCGGCGCCAATGTAACGGTGCCATTCAAGGAGGAAGCCTATCGGCTGGCGAACAACCTGACGGCGCGGGCGCAACGGGCGGGAGCGGTGAACACCCTGAGCAAACTGGCCGACGGCAGTCTGCTGGGCGACAACACCGACGGCGCCGGGTTGGTGCGCGACCTGACGGTCAACGCCGGGTTCAGCCTCAAGGGCAAACGCATCCTGCTGCTCGGTGCCGGCGGCGCGGTGCGCGGTGCTTTGGAGCCGTTGCTGGCCGAGCAGCCAGCATCGGTGATCATCGCCAACCGCACGGTGGAAAAGGCCGAGTTGCTGGCGGAACTGTTCTGCGATCTGGGGCCGGTCTCGGCCAGCGGCTACGACTGGTTGCAGGAGTCTGTGGATCTGATTATCAACGCGACGTCGGCAAGCCTGACGGGCGATGTGCCGCCGATTGCGCCCAGCCTGATCGAACCGGGCAAAACGGTGTGCTACGACATGATGTATGGCAAGGAACCGACTTCGTTCTGCCGCTGGGCCAATGAGCACGGCGCGGCGGTGGCGATGGATGGCTTGGGGATGCTGGCCGAGCAAGCGGCGGAGGCGTTTTTCCTGTGGCGCGGTGTGCGTCCGGAGACGGCGCCGGTGTTGGCCGAACTTCGCCGGCAGTTGGCGTTGTAA